Proteins from one Ignavibacteriota bacterium genomic window:
- the hoxU gene encoding bidirectional hydrogenase complex protein HoxU, with the protein MEEIKTLTIDGEIISAPAHATILSAAFENELHIPTLCNLEGLDAVGACRLCLVEIDGQNKLQPACTTRIEEGMVVNTRSARIQKYRRMIVEMLFAEGNHICSVCVANGHCELQNLGYEVGMDSVRFDYLYPAKKVDATHERFIIDHNRCVLCTRCVRVCDEIEGAHTWDVAGRGIGTFVVTDLAGDWGRSGSCTSCGKCVLVCPTGALFEKGKAVSEMTKNRDFLQYIVNAREKKQWLK; encoded by the coding sequence ATGGAAGAGATTAAAACCCTCACCATCGACGGCGAGATCATCAGCGCGCCGGCGCACGCCACCATATTGAGCGCCGCGTTCGAGAATGAGCTACACATCCCGACGCTGTGCAATCTCGAAGGCCTCGACGCCGTCGGCGCGTGCCGCCTCTGCCTCGTCGAAATCGACGGACAGAACAAACTGCAGCCCGCCTGCACCACGCGCATCGAGGAAGGCATGGTGGTGAACACACGCTCGGCGCGCATACAGAAGTACCGCCGCATGATCGTCGAAATGCTGTTTGCAGAGGGCAACCACATCTGCTCGGTCTGCGTGGCCAACGGGCATTGCGAACTGCAGAACCTCGGCTACGAAGTCGGGATGGACTCGGTGCGCTTCGATTACCTGTATCCCGCGAAGAAGGTGGACGCGACACACGAGCGCTTCATCATCGATCACAATCGCTGCGTGCTCTGCACGCGCTGCGTGCGGGTCTGCGACGAGATCGAAGGCGCGCACACCTGGGACGTCGCGGGCCGCGGCATAGGCACCTTCGTCGTGACCGACCTCGCCGGCGACTGGGGCCGGAGCGGCTCCTGCACTTCGTGCGGAAAATGTGTGCTCGTCTGTCCGACTGGCGCATTGTTCGAGAAGGGAAAAGCGGTGAGCGAGATGACCAAGAACCGCGATTTCCTCCAGTACATCGTGAACGCGAGAGAGAAAAAACAATGGCTAAAATAA
- a CDS encoding dCMP deaminase family protein, with protein MSSRKSWDTYFMSIAKIVAERATCTRAKIGAVIVKDKNIIATGYNGSPAGHPHCTDVGCLIYVSRNPNGEEEENCFRTIHAEINAIAQAAKHGVAIEGADIYVTASPCYHCLKTIMNTGIHRVIYDKPYKIHRIQELIDHTHLEFVALDGN; from the coding sequence ATGTCCTCTCGCAAATCCTGGGATACATACTTCATGAGCATCGCAAAGATCGTGGCCGAGCGTGCGACCTGCACGCGGGCGAAGATCGGCGCGGTTATCGTGAAGGATAAAAACATCATCGCCACCGGCTACAACGGCTCGCCCGCGGGTCATCCCCATTGCACCGACGTCGGCTGCCTGATCTATGTGTCGCGCAACCCGAACGGCGAGGAAGAGGAGAACTGCTTCCGCACCATCCATGCCGAGATCAACGCGATAGCGCAAGCCGCGAAACACGGGGTGGCGATAGAAGGCGCCGACATCTACGTCACCGCCAGCCCCTGTTATCATTGCCTGAAAACGATCATGAACACCGGCATTCACCGGGTGATCTACGACAAGCCCTACAAGATCCACCGCATCCAGGAACTCATCGACCACACACATCTCGAGTTCGTGGCGCTGGACGGGAACTGA
- the nuoF gene encoding NADH-quinone oxidoreductase subunit NuoF — translation MTIDELYEIGQNFRRSLESFSAEIHVCGSGGCFSSGGMQIREALEQACAARNLASDVRIISTGCMGLCGAGPLVRMHPSNTLYVKVTPADADRIVEQHLVGNTPVADLAHPTDTPFFTKQTPIALKNMGHIDPESIDDYIGHGGYEALAKAITYYTQDGVILEVRSSGLRGRGGAGYPTGLKWSIVRKVKSNQKYVVCNADEGDPGAFMDRAMLEGNPHAILEGMAIAGYAVGATQGYIYVRGEYPLAIERLKKAIKQAERTQMLGNRIFDSEFNFRIDLRIGAGAFVCGEETALMASIEGRRGQPRPRPPYPSQSGLWGMPTLLNNVETYANVPAIILNGGKWFAGIGTEKSKGTKVFALAGRIKNTGLIEVPMGISLREIIFDIGGGIPDGGEFKAAQTGGPSGGCIPAQHLDIPVDYESLAQVGSIMGSGGLIVMDKSSCMVKLAQYFMEFCMDESCGKCIPCRVGTVQLHKVLERMTQGRASMEDLGILEELCDMVKDTSLCGLGQTAPNPVVSTLHFFRKEYEDHIHAHVCDAGECTALAAAPAPEPPSAPAEKTTAAKTKPGRRSNGRD, via the coding sequence ATGACTATCGACGAACTATACGAGATCGGACAGAATTTCCGTCGCTCCCTCGAGTCGTTCAGCGCGGAGATCCACGTCTGCGGGTCCGGCGGCTGTTTCTCGTCCGGCGGCATGCAGATCAGGGAAGCGCTCGAGCAGGCCTGTGCCGCGCGTAATCTCGCCTCGGACGTGCGTATCATCAGCACGGGGTGTATGGGCTTGTGCGGCGCGGGACCGCTGGTGCGCATGCATCCGTCGAACACGCTGTACGTCAAGGTCACACCCGCCGACGCCGATCGCATCGTCGAACAGCACCTCGTCGGCAACACACCCGTGGCGGATCTTGCACATCCCACCGACACGCCCTTCTTCACAAAGCAGACGCCGATAGCCCTGAAAAACATGGGACACATCGATCCGGAATCGATCGACGACTACATCGGGCACGGCGGATACGAGGCGCTCGCAAAGGCCATCACCTACTACACGCAGGACGGCGTGATCCTCGAGGTGCGTTCCAGCGGACTGCGCGGCCGCGGCGGCGCGGGATATCCGACAGGGCTGAAGTGGAGCATCGTGCGCAAGGTGAAATCGAACCAGAAGTACGTCGTGTGCAACGCCGACGAGGGCGATCCCGGCGCGTTCATGGACCGCGCGATGCTCGAAGGCAATCCGCACGCGATCCTCGAGGGCATGGCCATCGCAGGATACGCCGTCGGCGCGACGCAGGGCTACATCTATGTGCGCGGCGAGTATCCTCTCGCGATCGAGCGCCTCAAGAAGGCCATCAAGCAAGCCGAACGCACACAGATGCTCGGCAACAGGATCTTCGACTCCGAATTCAACTTCCGTATCGACCTGCGCATCGGCGCGGGCGCGTTTGTGTGCGGCGAGGAGACGGCGCTGATGGCCTCGATCGAGGGACGGCGCGGCCAGCCGCGTCCGCGTCCGCCGTATCCCTCGCAGTCGGGTCTCTGGGGCATGCCCACGCTGCTTAACAATGTCGAGACCTACGCCAACGTTCCCGCCATCATCCTCAACGGCGGCAAGTGGTTCGCGGGCATCGGCACCGAAAAGAGCAAGGGAACAAAAGTGTTCGCGCTCGCCGGACGCATCAAGAACACGGGACTCATCGAAGTGCCGATGGGCATATCGCTACGTGAAATCATCTTCGACATCGGCGGCGGCATTCCCGACGGCGGCGAGTTCAAGGCGGCCCAGACGGGCGGTCCCTCAGGCGGATGTATTCCCGCCCAGCATCTCGACATCCCGGTCGACTACGAGTCGCTCGCACAGGTCGGCTCGATCATGGGATCGGGCGGACTGATCGTGATGGACAAAAGCTCGTGTATGGTGAAGCTCGCGCAGTACTTCATGGAATTCTGCATGGACGAATCCTGCGGCAAGTGCATCCCCTGCCGCGTCGGCACCGTGCAGCTCCATAAGGTGCTCGAGCGCATGACACAGGGACGCGCCAGCATGGAGGATCTCGGCATACTCGAGGAACTCTGCGACATGGTCAAGGACACGAGTCTCTGCGGACTCGGCCAGACCGCGCCGAATCCCGTCGTCAGCACACTGCACTTCTTCCGCAAGGAATACGAAGACCACATACACGCACACGTGTGCGACGCGGGCGAATGCACGGCCCTCGCCGCGGCTCCAGCGCCCGAGCCGCCTTCCGCGCCAGCAGAAAAAACCACCGCAGCCAAGACCAAGCCGGGACGGAGGTCCAATGGAAGAGATTAA
- the carB gene encoding carbamoyl-phosphate synthase large subunit encodes MDIDTTVTPALLRTAKEYGFSDAQLASIWGCTADRVRALREQWNITAVFKTVDTCAAEFEAYTPYYYSSHDQQNESTRSTRRKVIILGGGPNRIGQGIEFDYCCVHGVFAAREEGFEAIMVNCNPETVSTDYDIADKLYFEPLTLEDVMRIIDLEQPEGVIVSFGGQTPLKLAADLAARGVRILGTPYEGIDLAEDRERFSALLRDLGIQYPPAGNARSADEAAAVANEIGYPVLLRPSYVLGGRGMRIVYSEKALREFVDEALEISDNHPVLIDKFLEDAMEFDVDAVCDGHEVMIGGVLQHVEEAGIHSGDSTCVMPPMLKKESIIEELKETTRRIARGVGAVGLINVQYALQNDVIYVLEANPRASRTVPFISKASGVPLAKIATKVMLGRTLADLGVVEPDIRDYVAVKKAVFPFIKLIGSRQFLGPEMKSTGEVMGIASTYGAAMAKSQLGSGATLPTDGTVFVSVNQRDKRQRTLDFARDLRAAGFELVATRGTSTYLYENEVETRSVLKVSEGRPDIVDEIKNGHVQLIVNTPAGEISKDDETPIGIAALAYNIPYVTNVSAGIALLDGIREAGTEAHDVRSIQEYHAR; translated from the coding sequence GTGGACATCGATACAACCGTCACTCCCGCCCTTTTGCGCACCGCCAAGGAATACGGATTTTCCGACGCGCAACTCGCCTCGATCTGGGGGTGTACAGCCGACCGCGTGCGCGCCCTGCGCGAGCAGTGGAACATCACGGCCGTCTTTAAAACCGTCGACACATGCGCGGCGGAATTCGAGGCGTACACGCCATACTATTACTCGAGCCACGATCAGCAGAACGAGTCCACACGCAGCACACGGCGCAAGGTGATCATCCTCGGCGGCGGCCCGAACCGCATCGGGCAGGGCATCGAATTCGACTACTGCTGCGTGCACGGAGTGTTCGCCGCCCGCGAGGAGGGTTTCGAGGCGATCATGGTGAACTGCAATCCCGAGACCGTCTCGACCGATTACGACATCGCCGACAAACTGTACTTCGAACCGCTGACGCTCGAAGACGTGATGCGCATCATCGACCTCGAACAGCCCGAGGGTGTCATCGTCTCCTTCGGCGGTCAGACGCCGCTCAAGCTCGCGGCTGACCTCGCCGCGCGCGGGGTGCGCATACTCGGCACGCCCTACGAGGGCATCGATCTCGCGGAGGACCGCGAGCGTTTCAGCGCCCTGCTCCGCGACCTCGGCATACAGTATCCGCCTGCCGGAAACGCGCGCAGCGCCGACGAGGCGGCCGCCGTCGCGAACGAGATCGGCTATCCGGTGTTATTGCGTCCCTCCTACGTGCTTGGCGGACGCGGCATGCGCATCGTGTATTCCGAAAAGGCCCTGCGTGAATTCGTCGACGAGGCGCTTGAAATTTCCGACAATCATCCCGTGCTCATCGACAAGTTCCTCGAGGACGCGATGGAGTTCGATGTCGATGCCGTCTGCGACGGACACGAGGTGATGATCGGCGGCGTCCTGCAGCACGTGGAGGAGGCGGGAATACACAGCGGCGACAGCACCTGCGTGATGCCGCCCATGCTCAAAAAGGAATCGATCATCGAAGAACTGAAGGAAACCACCCGCCGCATCGCGCGAGGCGTGGGCGCCGTCGGCCTGATCAACGTGCAGTACGCCCTGCAGAACGACGTGATCTATGTGCTCGAGGCCAATCCGCGCGCGTCGCGCACCGTCCCCTTTATCAGCAAGGCCTCGGGAGTGCCCCTCGCGAAGATCGCGACCAAGGTGATGCTGGGACGCACCCTCGCCGACCTCGGTGTGGTGGAGCCCGACATCCGCGACTACGTGGCCGTAAAAAAGGCGGTGTTCCCCTTCATCAAGCTCATCGGCTCGCGGCAGTTCCTCGGACCGGAAATGAAATCCACCGGCGAGGTCATGGGCATCGCCTCCACCTACGGTGCCGCCATGGCGAAAAGCCAGCTCGGTTCAGGCGCCACGCTGCCCACCGACGGCACCGTGTTTGTGTCCGTCAACCAGCGCGACAAGCGCCAGCGCACGCTCGACTTCGCGCGCGATCTGCGCGCGGCGGGCTTTGAGCTGGTGGCGACACGCGGCACATCAACCTACCTGTACGAAAACGAGGTCGAGACACGCAGCGTGCTGAAGGTGAGCGAAGGCCGGCCCGACATCGTGGATGAAATCAAGAACGGGCATGTGCAGCTCATCGTCAACACACCCGCGGGCGAGATATCCAAGGACGACGAAACACCCATCGGCATCGCGGCGCTCGCCTACAACATCCCCTATGTCACAAATGTCTCGGCGGGCATCGCCCTTCTCGACGGCATCCGCGAGGCCGGCACCGAAGCGCACGACGTGCGAAGCATTCAGGAATACCACGCGCGATAG
- a CDS encoding NADP oxidoreductase, with amino-acid sequence MAKIKIATAWLGGCSGCHMSFLDLDERLIDLHGRAELVYSPIMDVKVFPAGVDVTLVEGAVANSDNLELLETIRRNSRILVAFGDCAVTGNVTAMRNGLDRDEILRDVYGELGVTFGKQDGTVLPVLHESVTPIHKVVSVDAYLPGCPPDADLIWYVITELLEGRQPVLTEDLLKYG; translated from the coding sequence ATGGCTAAAATAAAAATCGCCACGGCCTGGCTCGGCGGCTGCTCGGGCTGCCACATGTCGTTCCTCGACCTCGACGAGCGGCTCATCGATCTGCATGGACGCGCCGAACTGGTGTACAGTCCGATCATGGACGTGAAGGTGTTCCCCGCGGGTGTCGACGTGACGCTGGTGGAGGGCGCGGTGGCGAACAGCGACAATCTCGAACTGTTGGAAACGATACGCCGCAACAGCCGCATCCTTGTGGCCTTCGGCGACTGCGCCGTGACGGGCAACGTGACGGCGATGCGCAACGGACTCGACCGCGACGAAATTCTGCGCGACGTGTACGGCGAACTGGGTGTCACCTTTGGGAAACAGGACGGTACCGTGCTGCCCGTGCTGCACGAATCCGTGACGCCCATTCACAAAGTCGTTTCTGTCGACGCCTACCTGCCCGGCTGTCCGCCCGACGCGGATCTCATCTGGTACGTGATCACGGAGCTGCTCGAAGGCAGGCAGCCCGTTCTAACCGAGGACCTTCTGAAATATGGCTAA
- a CDS encoding co-chaperone GroES, whose translation MRTVKKILVVGDRVLISPEDPSGMTKSGLYLPPGVQEKEKIQGGYVVKIGPGYPIPNPDASEEPWAPRREPIRYLPLQVEEGDYALFLRSQGVELEFEGTQYLVVPQAAILVLVRQELVEDTD comes from the coding sequence ATGCGCACAGTAAAAAAAATCCTCGTTGTTGGTGATCGTGTACTGATTTCACCGGAAGACCCGAGCGGAATGACCAAGTCCGGACTCTACCTGCCTCCGGGGGTGCAGGAGAAAGAAAAGATACAGGGCGGCTATGTGGTGAAAATCGGACCCGGATATCCGATTCCAAACCCCGACGCAAGCGAGGAGCCCTGGGCGCCGCGGCGCGAACCGATCCGCTATCTCCCCCTGCAGGTGGAGGAAGGCGACTACGCCCTGTTCCTCCGTTCGCAGGGTGTGGAATTGGAATTCGAGGGTACACAGTACCTGGTCGTCCCGCAGGCGGCAATACTCGTACTGGTGAGACAAGAGCTGGTGGAAGACACGGACTGA
- the hoxE gene encoding bidirectional hydrogenase complex protein HoxE, with protein sequence MPTLAEEREKLKKPEAKSNDNRFKYLDRALAKHHFRGDALIEILHTAQELFGFLSQDLLLYIAKSLRLPPSKVYGVATFYHFFSLKPKGEHTVTICMGTACYVKGAGALQSAVEHLCKCRAGETTADGKVSVQTARCVGSCGIAPVVVYDNDVAPNVGPEEITARVAAWLETTP encoded by the coding sequence ATGCCCACATTAGCCGAAGAGCGGGAAAAACTCAAGAAGCCCGAGGCGAAATCGAACGATAACAGATTCAAGTATCTGGATCGTGCGCTCGCCAAGCACCATTTCCGCGGTGATGCATTGATCGAGATACTGCACACGGCGCAGGAACTGTTCGGCTTTCTTTCGCAGGATCTGCTTCTGTACATCGCGAAGAGTCTGCGCCTGCCGCCGAGCAAGGTGTACGGTGTCGCGACGTTTTACCACTTCTTCTCGCTCAAACCGAAGGGCGAGCACACGGTGACGATCTGCATGGGCACGGCATGTTACGTGAAGGGTGCGGGAGCGCTGCAATCGGCCGTAGAACATCTCTGCAAGTGCCGCGCGGGCGAAACAACCGCCGACGGCAAGGTGTCGGTGCAGACCGCTCGCTGCGTCGGATCCTGCGGCATCGCGCCTGTGGTTGTGTACGACAATGACGTCGCACCGAATGTCGGTCCGGAGGAAATCACGGCCCGTGTGGCCGCCTGGCTGGAGACAACACCATGA
- a CDS encoding PhoH family protein: protein MARPPVKLFVIDTNVILHDSSCVYQFDEHDVAIPIAVLEELDHFKKGNEILNFHAREFARSLDALSGEKLFEDGLKIGPKKGRISVRLDEEFHPDLRLSFAPDRPDHRILNTAYHLAQQHPKRTVILVSKDVNLRMKAKAVGLTAQDYKTDRVKDIDTLYTGRRVLEHVDDDAIDRMYQLPYEVDAAEVEHGSTFRPNEFFILRNGKKSALATYHNPSGMLRRVDKVTAYGITPRNSEQTFALHALLDPDVQLVTVSGKAGTGKTLLALAAALERKKQYRQIYLARPIVPLSNKDLGFLPGDIQSKLDPYMQPLFDNLGVIQNQFPETDVKHRRIKELLNEEKLVISPLAYIRGRSLVNIYFIVDEAQNLTPHEIKTIITRAGEGTKFVFTGDIFQIDHPYLDTLSNGLSYLIDKMQGQRLYAHVTLEKGERSELAELASDLL from the coding sequence ATGGCCCGTCCGCCCGTCAAGCTGTTTGTCATAGACACCAACGTGATCCTACACGACAGTTCCTGCGTGTATCAATTCGACGAACACGACGTGGCGATTCCCATCGCGGTGCTGGAGGAATTGGATCACTTCAAAAAGGGCAATGAAATCCTGAATTTCCATGCCCGGGAATTCGCGCGTTCGCTCGACGCGCTGAGCGGGGAGAAGCTGTTCGAGGACGGTCTGAAAATCGGTCCGAAGAAGGGCCGCATATCCGTGCGTCTCGACGAGGAGTTCCATCCGGACCTGCGCCTGAGCTTTGCGCCCGACAGGCCCGACCACCGCATACTCAACACGGCCTACCACCTTGCGCAGCAGCATCCGAAGCGCACCGTGATATTGGTGTCGAAGGACGTGAACCTGCGCATGAAAGCGAAGGCCGTGGGCCTCACCGCGCAGGATTACAAGACCGACCGCGTCAAGGACATCGACACGCTCTACACCGGCAGGCGCGTGCTGGAACACGTCGACGACGACGCCATCGACCGCATGTACCAGTTGCCCTATGAGGTGGACGCCGCGGAGGTGGAGCATGGATCCACCTTCCGCCCGAACGAGTTTTTTATCCTGCGTAACGGCAAAAAATCGGCGCTCGCCACCTATCACAATCCGAGCGGCATGCTGCGGCGCGTGGACAAGGTGACGGCCTACGGCATCACCCCGCGGAATTCCGAGCAGACCTTCGCCCTGCATGCCCTGCTCGATCCCGATGTGCAGCTCGTGACGGTAAGCGGCAAGGCGGGCACTGGAAAAACCTTGCTCGCGCTCGCCGCGGCACTCGAGCGCAAGAAGCAGTACCGCCAGATCTACCTCGCGCGGCCCATCGTGCCGCTCAGCAACAAGGACCTCGGCTTCCTGCCCGGTGACATTCAGTCCAAGCTCGATCCGTACATGCAGCCCCTGTTTGATAATCTCGGGGTGATTCAGAATCAGTTCCCCGAGACCGACGTCAAACACCGTCGCATCAAGGAACTGCTCAACGAGGAGAAGCTGGTCATTTCACCGCTGGCCTACATCCGCGGGCGCAGTCTTGTGAACATCTACTTCATCGTCGACGAGGCGCAGAATCTCACGCCGCACGAGATTAAAACCATCATCACCCGCGCGGGCGAAGGCACGAAATTCGTCTTTACCGGCGACATCTTCCAGATCGACCATCCGTATCTCGACACACTGTCCAACGGCCTGAGCTACCTGATCGACAAAATGCAGGGACAGCGCCTCTACGCCCACGTCACGTTGGAAAAGGGCGAACGGTCGGAACTCGCGGAACTTGCGTCGGATCTTTTATAG
- a CDS encoding DUF814 domain-containing protein: MLTNWLTLRAIADELDHRYRGARISGCFSQERDVLMIELETASGIEHLHFSAGPLLFLAPHPGFARARKNSVDVFDDTRGARIESVDIARNDRVVRILLDTGASLLCTLYRRGAGAALRDPDGACIATFKHEGPGETFDFDNTLHAPGQEEFEAALDIDPAREAGHALRALRPYLSGVAAAEVFHRAFIDATRTCGDLRPTERMALAVELGLLLEESAGGRGHVYFRDGAPVHVAPLQLRHLAECRDETADTLCDAVFLFARKTLAAGSEEGLRRRALAALARETSRIDRAMTHLAEPREIEQRAAEYEKFGNLLMIHMHDYPEQPWRMTVPDIFTDPRLVVSIPIRETETLLENAQRYFEKAKHARSSIAYVRARVSYLQTRASQLQSLALAIEGAESARALKTVFSDHAELMQSLGLTSKGDTDERPFPFRRFVVSGGFEVWAGKNSANNDELTVRHARPNDLWFHARGVGGSHVVLRVPSSGAPVPREAIREAASIAAYYSKHRNAKTVLVAYTEKKYVRKPRGVPAGTVYLEREKTINAEPRLPASADTELEG; encoded by the coding sequence ATGCTTACGAACTGGCTGACGCTGCGCGCAATCGCGGACGAACTCGACCACCGCTACCGCGGCGCGCGTATATCCGGCTGTTTTTCACAGGAGCGCGATGTGCTCATGATCGAGCTCGAGACTGCGTCGGGCATCGAGCATCTGCATTTCTCCGCGGGTCCGCTGCTGTTCCTCGCGCCGCATCCCGGATTCGCCCGCGCGCGGAAGAACAGCGTCGACGTCTTCGATGATACACGCGGCGCGCGTATCGAAAGTGTCGACATCGCGCGCAACGACCGTGTGGTCCGCATCCTGCTCGACACGGGCGCATCGCTGCTCTGCACGTTGTACCGTCGCGGCGCGGGCGCCGCGCTGCGCGATCCGGATGGCGCGTGTATCGCGACATTCAAACACGAGGGTCCGGGCGAAACCTTCGACTTCGACAACACCCTGCACGCGCCGGGACAGGAAGAATTCGAAGCGGCTCTCGACATCGACCCCGCACGCGAGGCGGGGCACGCGTTGCGCGCCCTGCGGCCGTATCTGAGCGGTGTTGCGGCGGCCGAGGTGTTTCATCGCGCGTTTATCGATGCCACCCGCACGTGCGGAGACCTTCGGCCCACCGAACGAATGGCGCTGGCGGTCGAACTCGGTCTCCTGCTTGAGGAGAGCGCGGGCGGGCGGGGCCATGTGTATTTCCGTGACGGTGCACCGGTCCATGTCGCACCATTGCAACTGCGTCATCTCGCGGAGTGCCGCGACGAGACGGCCGACACCCTGTGCGACGCCGTCTTCCTCTTCGCGCGCAAGACACTTGCCGCCGGCAGCGAGGAAGGCCTGCGCCGCCGCGCGCTCGCCGCGCTCGCGCGCGAGACGTCGCGCATCGATCGTGCCATGACACATCTCGCCGAGCCGCGCGAGATTGAGCAGCGTGCCGCCGAATACGAAAAATTCGGCAACCTGCTCATGATCCACATGCACGACTATCCGGAACAACCGTGGCGCATGACTGTGCCCGACATTTTCACGGATCCCCGGCTCGTGGTGAGCATCCCGATACGGGAAACCGAGACCCTCCTCGAAAACGCGCAGCGGTATTTCGAAAAAGCGAAACACGCACGCTCGTCGATTGCATACGTGCGTGCGCGTGTGTCATATTTGCAGACGCGCGCATCCCAATTGCAGTCGCTGGCGCTCGCCATCGAAGGCGCCGAATCGGCGCGCGCGCTCAAAACCGTTTTTTCGGACCACGCGGAGCTTATGCAGAGTCTCGGACTTACCTCGAAGGGCGACACCGACGAACGCCCTTTCCCCTTCCGCCGCTTCGTCGTAAGCGGTGGCTTCGAGGTATGGGCCGGGAAAAACAGCGCGAACAACGACGAGCTGACAGTGCGTCACGCGCGCCCGAACGACCTCTGGTTTCACGCGCGCGGTGTCGGAGGATCACACGTCGTGCTGCGCGTGCCCTCGTCGGGCGCGCCCGTCCCGCGCGAGGCGATTCGCGAAGCCGCCTCGATCGCCGCGTACTACAGCAAACATCGCAACGCAAAAACGGTGCTGGTGGCCTACACCGAAAAAAAATACGTGCGCAAACCGCGCGGCGTACCGGCCGGCACCGTGTATCTCGAGCGCGAGAAAACCATCAATGCGGAACCGCGGCTGCCCGCCTCCGCCGACACCGAACTGGAAGGATAA